The nucleotide sequence TGGTAACAGTGTAGTTCGGGGGCCAAGGGAGCAGTgcagataaaaatagaaatgattttctGGTGTTGCTGAACTTGTGACTGTGTCCCGATAGATAGCAGTGCTGGTTGAGTGGGGTCTCTGGCTTCCTAGGAGTCATTCTAGCCAGGCCATACTCTAGCCCAAAGTGAAAAGCCTATTTTTTTAGGATTAGAATGAAAATggaaccccaccccacccagctTCAGATCCTTTCTGCCTGACCCCATTCCTTGACTCCATGTGCCTACCTGGCCCTTGGACCATATGGCTCCTTCTGTCAGTCTCACCACATAGGTGTTCAGGTGAGTGATTACTATTCCAGTTTATCCAGCTGTCTCCCATTCATCTCTCAGGGGCCATCCCCAGACAAAATTGGGAAGTTACTCCAAGGCTCTCCCCCTGCTTTTCTTCAGCTCCCATCTGGGGCTCCCCCAGACACCATTCATTAGGAATGTCTCACCACTGCTCTTACCATCATTATCTTTCCTGAACCAGTGCCCTCCTAGGCTCCACCAACACCACCCACACTTGGCAGGCTCGCTCTGCAAACCCGTTTTCAGCCGCCACATAGAAAGGGATGTGATCAGCTGAATCACCAGATCGAGGCGtggatgttttttttaattgtcttattTAGGGAATAATTTCTTAGCCCAAAGGAATGAAGATGCTCTAATGGAAGAATTTCAAACATCTGTGATACTTCAGTAAGAGAAATCCCCATGCCCATTAGATTGTGCCAGTAGGCAACTTTCTAAGCTTATCTTTCTGGTCCCCAGTATCCACACAGCTACTCTGTAGTTCACACAGTTCACTCTTGACTCCCAACCACACACAAACAAAGCACTCGCCActaattttgtccttttatcccATGTTTCAGCTGTCTCCCCTTGTTTCCATTCCTAGCCTTTTATTGTTTAGCCTGTATTTCTGAGGTTTCCTATTGCATATTTTGAAAAGGAATTGGCCAGGTCTGTTTATGTCCAGCACCCTCTATATGATGTGTCTACATGATCACGAAACCCTGAGGGGAGAGAAGCAGGCTTTCAGACATGCAGacattctttgtgacctcattatTGGCTTCTgagttagtaaacatttattaaaacacctactgtgtgctagaatGACAAGACAGTCCCTACTCCCAAGGCTCTCACATGCAAACAGCTATATACAGATAAGTTCTATACAGGATAATTgggaaataatcaaaagagggCAGGCACTGGAATTAATTAGATCAAGAAAGACTTTCTGTAGatgatggaattttagttggacctgaaggaagccaagaagcagagatgaagagaaagagtaTTCTAGATGAGGGGATAGTCAATGAAAAATGCCAGaaggcaggagatggaatattttctgcagaagaacaggaaggatgCTAGCATATCATTTCATGTGACATAAGGCATGAGTAGACTGGAAAGGTGTAGGAATGGGGGAGTGATTCTGAAAGGCTTTGACATCAGAGACTTTCTGTTTGATATTGAATCCTGGAAGTGATTGGGAGCTATAGGAATTTAGAGAGAAGGAGGAGTGACATAATCAGATCTAGACTTTAGGAGATTCCCTTTGGCAGCTGAAGGGAGGGAGGGTAGAGTGGAGAGAGCCTGGCAACAGGGAGACCAATCTGCACACTATTGGAAATGGTTGGTTATGAGGCGATGAGGCTCTCCTCTgggtggtagcagtgtcagaagagaagtGGGCCTTATGGGAACTCTTAGGAAGGTAAACAGGATTTGTTAATAGCTTGGACACAGGTGATAAGAGAATGTGGAGGAGTAAGAGGATGATGCTATAAGCTGGAGTAACTGGGAAGGTGGTTGCACtcttaaaaataaagggaagatagggggcagctgggtagctcagtgtattgagagccaagcctagagatgggaggtcctaggttcaaatctggcctcagacatttcccagctgtgtgaccctgggcaagtcacttgacccccattgcctagcccttaccacttttctgccttggagccaatgcacagtattgactctaagacggaaggtaagggtttaaaaaaaaaaaaagaaaaaaaaagtaaagggaagAGAGCAacccagagaaaggaggtccaTCCCATGGCCCcaccattactgctcttctgccttgaaaccaatatacactattgattctaagacaaaggtatgaggtttttttttttttaaagaaaaaataaaaggaaatggggCAGCCAGTTATCATAGTGGACAGAGCCAGGctaagagtcaggaggacctgggttcaaacgtggcctcagacacttgctagctatatgactctgggcaaatcacttaaaccctattgcctagcccttgctactcttcttagaattgatgttaAGATGGGAGgtagagttatttttaaaaaggaaagtgaaggTAAGTTTTGAGGAAGGGGAGGTTTGGGGGGAAAAGATAACAAGCAccattttagacatattgagtgAGTCATCTAAGAGCtgtccagtttgagatatctactAGAAAGTCCTCATGTTCTGTCTggccttgtgtgtgtgtgtgtatgtgtgggggcTCATGCACACACCCCATTCCTACTCAAATATTTGATGTAAATTAGTAATTATAAACTACACACATAAATGCAGTATTAAAAGGTTTGCTTTGTTTGGCTTTGCTTTAGGCATTTGTGTTTGGATagagtatattttttatttgtgtgtgaaTACTTAGGCAAGCAGCTCATGAAGTTTGGGCTAAGCTTTTGGAAAACCCAACATTTAATTTTGCATAATTGGGGCAACCTTGCTTACACTGGACTTGAAGACTGGTCTGCTTGAGATGAGCCAGGAGACTGATGCTAGCCCAGGGGTGCAAGGGGCGCCCTCTGCTGGCCCCCAGGCCTAGCTCCTGTTGAGCAGAAAGTGGGTCTGTTTACTGGAGTTATTCTGAACCCCCTTTCTCCTACCAATATTCTCATTCTAAATGTGGGAGGGggcaaaaaaggaaattttggaaACACTTTGAAACATCGTGTTCCATTGCCAATCTTAGCCTTCATGCTTGGGGAATGCTCCaatactatatttatatacaaaggCTTTCCAAACTGTAAAGCACCATAGGATATTTATTATTCTCACCCACATTGTAAGTGAGAAATATATAGCTACAAAGTAATGTAGTGTCCTATAAACTGACTCTGAGGGCCATTCCTGCAGGAGACGTATAAAATGCTCTGACCTTTTGGCAGCCTTATTGGAGGTACCTAGTTAGAACAGTGGGGATAGAGTCCTGggtgtgaagtcaggaagacccgagttcaacttttgagtttaaatccaacctcagaccaCTTATAGCTATGCAGACTggtgaaagtcatttaatttatcctagtctcagtttccccatctgtaaagtggggcaTAGGAGTGGACTTAATAAACTCATAAGGGGCCTTACAacttcaaatctatgatcctaagggagcagctaggtagctgtCTGAAGAGAGTCAGACATAGAGacggaggacctggattcaaatatggcctcaaatacttcctatccatgtgaccttgggcaagtcacttaaccccagttgcctaggccataccactcttctgccttagaactgattaattacttggtattggttctaagacagaaggtaaggggtttattcatttatttattttttaagatccaGATCCTAGGAATACATACACAGCTTCCCAAGGTGACTATTTTAAATGACAACACTTATTTGTGTTTTCTGGTATGTTTGTTTAAAAATCAgtcttgagggcagctgggtagctcagtggattgagagccaggcctagagataggaggtcctaggttcaaatctggcctcagacacttcccagctgtgtgaccctgggcaagtcacttgacccccattgcctacccttaccactcttccacctataagtcaatacacagaagttaagggtttaaaattaaaaaaaaaaaaatcagtcttgaGGAACCTACGCACACATAATAGTGTGACTGTAGAAGTAATGACACTGGAGTGAGTATGCATGTGCACAGACATGTATGTGTGCTGCTCACCCTCATGTATGAGAGCTCGCTTTTCAGGGTTATAGCCACAACCTCAACTCTCCAGCACACAGCCAGGAATGAGGAAGcaaacaagaaataataatagcttactgTTAAGTGGTATCTTTCTGGTTATGtgatctaatttgatcctcacaacagatCTGTTGGGTAGGTAGTATAAATGTTAAACACCTTTTACACATCAGAAAACCTtggctcagaaagattaagttaacttgcccaaggtcacattagtTATCAATTCAACAAGCTCTTCCAGAACAGCTACCATAGGTCAGAcactgtgctgggtgctgggatacaaataaaaaattatcccTAGCCTCAAGAAGGTCACATTCTATTAGGGAAGACAGAAAAGCAAATGCCAAATAATTTCcttgaggggaagagaaaggaggcttcttgtaggaggtggcCCTCAAGctgaagctaaggattctaagaggcagaagggaacaTGTACTTCTCAATCACAGTGGGCCACAGTCCACTCTAAGCAAAGGGAAgggcaagagatggaatgtcctgaGGCAAGGCCAGTTTGCCTAGGCCTTAAAATGTAAGGACAATAATGTGTTATAAGCCTAGAAAGATAAGTTGGAGCAGTTTTTTcaaggggttgggggtggggagtacAGCTAGGTaaaatggggaggaggaagagagggaaagagaaagagggcgGAGAAAGAGagcacacgtgtgtgtgtgtgtgtgtgtgtgtgtgtgtgtgtgtgtgtgtgtgcgcacacacacatgcacctGAGCACATACAGGCATATGCAAGGTCTggagtcagacacttcctagctgtgtgatcctgggtaaatcatttaacctcatttccCTGGTCCTTGTCCAgctctgtcttaaagttgttactaagacagaaagtaagggtttaaaaaaatctgttgaaACATTATGAAGACTCGAAGAGCCAAACTGAGGAACTGGGAACCACTGACACATactgagtagaggagtgacatagtcagacctgtaCTTTGCAGATACCAAACTGGCAGCTGTGCAGAGAGGGGAGACTGTAGGTAAATTGGAGACCACTGCCTTAGGTCAGGTAGGAGGTCATGGTGGTTGTGTGAGTGGAACAAAAGGGACAGACAAGAGAAGCTATAGAAATGGAATTGACAAAATTTGGCAAATGACAGATACAGTGGGGCAAAGATGAAGGAAGAATCGAGGGTGACTCAAAGGTTACGCATTTGACGAACAGGAAGTGTGGCAataccttcaacagaaatagagaagttaggaaaaACAGAGGGTTTGAGGAAAAGATAAGGAGCTCTTTTGCAGACAAGTTGAGTTTTAAGATGTCTGTGGGATGTCCACTTAGAATATATTGATAACTAGGTAGGGCTGGATCTGTAGGTGTGGGAATCATCTGCTTGAGAATGATCATCAAATCCATGGGGGTTACTAAGATCAcctagaaagaggagaggagagcccAAGACACTCTCAGGATATACCCATAAAGAGTAGGACATGGATGTCCCAACAGATAACTGAGAATGAGCAGAAAGATGGGAAGAGAATAAGGAAGAGAGATAtctaggaggagaaggaaggtagTCAGCAATGTCATACTCTGCAGAGAGGTCCAAAAAGTTGAGAAGTGAGAAGACACCATTGTGTTTGAGAAGATAAAGTTAGAAGCCAGATTGCCAGGGTTGGGAAGTGGATGAAGAGTCCAGGCAGCAAAGGAGAGTGAGGGAGATAATTTGATGGAATGGTAAAGTCAAGCAGaggtttggttgttttttttttttttgtttgtttgtttgttttgttttttaatacagGAAAAACCTAGATGTGGTTTTAGGCACCAGGGAAGATGCCAATAGGATAGCAAGAAACTGAGAGAGTAGATGATTATGAAGGCAAAGCTAAAAAACTGAATTTAAGTCCTCTGATACAGCTGTGAACTTTATTAAAGAAGAGCTTCTCACTGTGTTTACTATTGCATTAGATTCTGTAAAGATCTAGTTATCTCATTTCTCAACCCTCACCAGATTAGAAACAAACAagtcagaaggaaaggaaattgggTAAGGGGATGATGGGATAGAAGAACTATAAAAATCAACCACAAGAATTGCAAAAAGCCCATCTATCTGGGGTTATTTACTGTCGGGGTAGCCTATTTGGCTCCGCCTAGTAatttaaccctttttttttttctctgttctggTGACAACAAAGAACATTCTACAATTAGAAGGGTTGCATcatggagggaaggcactaagctTTATCTGCAAGATTGACTAATATACTGAAGATGCTGTTTCTAGACTTTGTTTTGAAGGTTTTGTGATAATAAAAATGAGGCTGtaaattgttttttcctttggacataatttttaaaaaaccacattttaaaggtaaagatctggggcagctaagtacttaagtagattgagagccaggcctacagatggaaggtcctgggttcaaatctagcctcagacacttcctagttgtgtgaccctaggcaaatcacttaatctccattgcttagccctttctgctcttctgccttagaaccaatgccagcattaattctaagactgaaggtaagagttttaaaataataataagagtaTGTCACTtgctagaaaatataaatttagtaTGTAGGGATATAACATTTTCAGAGTCAATTCTGATTCTGTGAAAGGATTCCACAGACTTAGGTGATTAAAAACCATTGCTGCAGCGCACCAGATAGGCCTGGACAGCATAGCTCTGAAGCACTGAGGAAAATGGGAACTTCCTGAGGACCAAAATGAAATTACATGTGGACACTCTCCTTTCCCTTTGATAGGACGCAATGAGCCCCTGAAGAAGGAGAGGCCTAAGTGGAAGAGTGATTATCCGATGACAGACGGGCAGTTACGGAGCAAGCGAGATGAGTTCTGGGACACAGCACCAGCTTTCGAAGGCCGAAAGGAGATCTGGGATGCCCTAAAGGCTGCTGCCTTTGCAGTAGAGGCCAATGACCATGAGTTAGCTCAAGCCATCTTGGATGGAGCCAGCATCACTCTGCCCCATGGTAAGCAGGGTTGAGGGGTAACCTGGGGCAGGACCACAAAGTGTCTTCTAAGTGAAAAACATGGGGGTATCATCAGAATAGCTGGGAGTCTGGACTAAGGCAGCCACTGGGCTGAGACTTAGACACCAGGAGTGGCGTTAAAGTAGATCCAGtggatgggcagctgggtagctcagtggagtgagagccaggcctagagacgggaggtcctaggttcaaacccagcctcagccacttcccagctgtgtgaccctgggcaagtcacttgacccctattgcccacccttaccactcttccacctatgagacaatacaccgaagtacaagggtttaaaaaaaaaagtagatccAGTGGTAAAGAGGAGGAAGTGCTGCCTGCAGTTCTGATGTCTTACTCTTCCCATAGGTTCTCTGAGCGAGTGTTATGATGAGCTGGGCAATCGCTATCAGCTTCCTGTCTACTGCTTGGCCCCACCAGTCAACTTGCTCCTGGAGCGCAGTGAGGACGATGGTGTGGAGCCCCCAGAACCAGCCCCCAGTACCAGGCGGGAGTTCCCTCTCAAGGTGCGCCTGTCCACTGGCAAGGACGTGAGGCTCAGTGCCAGCCTCTCTGACACAATTGGGCAGCTCAAGAGGCAGCTGCACACCCAGGAGGGCATTGAGCCTTCCTGGCAGCGTTGGTTCTTTTCCGGGAAGCTACTTACAGATCGAATGCGGCTCCAGGAGACCAAGATCCAGAAGGATTTTGTTATCCAAGTTATCATCAACCAGCCCCTGCCGCCCCAGGACTGACTCCCAGAGGGGGCGACAAGGAAAGGGGCTCCTTTTCCCCAGGGCAATTCTTCCACCTGGGACACCAGGCTTACCCTCATCCTGCTGCCTGCCCTTGGGTCCTCTTGCCCTTTCCAGGCGATACCTTCCTTGGTTGCTGCTTTGTTGGCAGTGAAGGAACACTGCCAGGTGCATCTGGGGTTACTTGATACAAGCCTCTGAGAAGCAGTGCTGCTACATACAAGCCCCCAGAATAGGGTTTTTGGCTGACCCTGGTGCAAGAAATACAGAGGATTGCTCACTTCTCCTGGGTTAGCAAGGTGGCCTTTTCGCTGCACCTCTCCCATGGCAgggtgggcaaatcacttctggCTAAAGGGCCAGCAATCCCCGGGCCATCTGGGCCCCAGATAGCTCTAGTCTGGTGCTGTAGGCTATGCTTACTCTACCAGCTTTTTCCTCAGGGTCGGAAGCAGCTTCTGCCTCCCCTCTACCCCCGGCTCTGTTGTGGGCATGGTGCCAGCTCCCCAAAGGTGAAGGGGACCAACAGTGAGTCCCAGGGAGCAGTGAGAGCTGGTGAAGGCCATCACCTCTTTCCCTGCCCCAGCACAATTGGCAAGGATGAGAGTGTGTGGCAAAGATGTAGACTGAGCCGATCCAGAATACTTCTGGACAAACTCATCTTTCCAGATGGAACCCTGGCATGGCTGTCTCCAGGCTGGTTGTCTTTCCCACGGTGGGTCCTTGTGTACAGAAATATTTGCATATTTATCAATAAAGCCTTTTGCTCCTTCTGTCTCATCTGTTGCTTGATGTCTCCCTCTCAGAGTTCTCTGCTGAAATTCTAATGCAAAAATTCCCTAGCATCCCCCAATACTAAACATTAGTTAGACAATACTTTTTTaaggtttttcattttttctcaattatatgtaaaaataatatttaacatttgttgtttgtttgtttttaattttgagttccacattctctcaCTCCCCCCCTCATGAGAAGACAGGACTTTTTAATGTACCAGGAATCTATAGCCCAGTTCAGAAGGATAAAGTGACTatccagggttacagagctagtaaatgacaaggccaaaacttgaacccaggtcttcagactCCACCATAGCTTCTCTGCTAGAGGGAAGGGTCAGCAGAggccctctcctcttcccttagagcaggggtcggcaacctttttggctgtgagagccataaatgccacattttttaaaatgtaattttgtgagagccgtacagtgctcacagtgcgcgctcctgtaacagcacctgaaaaaaaattgactttatggctcctgcagaaagagccatacgttgctgacccctgccttagagtaTTGACAGAGGTAGAGGCTCCATGTCCAGCTTCCCTTGAGGCCCTGGGGCAGAACATCATCATTAAGCCTCTCTGCCAGAAACCCTGCCTTCTTAAGAGGAGGATTTTCTTGGGCCAGAGTCAGCTGACTCCAAGTTCATGGCAGACTCACTCCTGTGCTCAGCAGGCCCCTAACCTTGCCCATCTGGCTCACAGAAGCCAAGGACCCACTACAGCCGCAGTTTGTTCTTGACTTATAATAACTGCTGGGTAACTCCAGATGCCTAGTCTCTGTTCTCCTGCCTGGAGCACCCACTATTCTGGCCTATTCCCATCTCCAAAAGGAAGGAGCATCCTTTTCTCTAGTATAGGCTGTGTCTGCTGGGAGACCCAATAACTCCTTAGCTGAGATTTTGACCACACCAGTAAGCCCTTGGCTTCCCATTCTGGGTCAGCACTGAGCTGAGGCATGAGCCTCCCAGAAGGTGGTGCTGTGGGCCTAGAGTTATCTATCCCCTGCTCCCTGTGCTAAGGGAAGACTTGGACTCCAGTTGGCCCTGAATTCCAGACCTGGCCAACACCCAGGAGCAAGCATGTAAGGGAGAGTTCACTGGCCCCAGAACCCCAGTCCTGGCTCCTCATGGTGCTGCCCCCCCATAACCTGGTCTACCTGGAATAATTTGTTTCTTCAAGACCACTGCCCCCATTTCCCATGTCTGTTCGCAAAACTGGGTTCCCTCCAGCCATGGCCTGGGTTTGAAGGTGACCCAGAGTGAGGGGAGGTTGTTAGTGAATTCAGCCGGTGAGCTCATGACAAAGGCTCCCAATCCCTTGgggaggaggggtgggggtggtccGGCTCTATAAAGGCCCTCCCAGCCTCTGAGGCCAGGCCAGCATTGTGAGGCTGGGGGCAGACACTCGGGTCTGTGGCCATGGCAAGCTCAGAAGACGTCCAGAGGGCCACAAGCCCAGAAGACGTCCAGAGGGCCACGGAACTGATTGAGCAGCGGCTGGCTCAGGAAGAAGAAAGTCAGGTACTGGGGCTGGGCAGGGAatggttggggtgggggtggggggtcctCCCTAGATCCAGGGATCTTAAAGGATGTGAGtttgaaagaaggaagggttAGGCTCTGAGGGAACAGGGGTAGTGTAAGATATTCCTCAGCTTGGGTTCCTGACAATTATTTCTCTACCCTGGGGGGAAAATAAGATCATCCCTAATCTCTTGTCTGACCTCCAATCTGCTGGAATTTGGGGTCCATCCTAGAAGTGATGCCCTGGACCCAGTTTCCTGCTAGTCCTTAGAGATTCCATAACAAAGAGAAGTCCACCcatgaaggaagctagggaaaagAACAAAGTTAAACTACTGGAACTGGGGCTTGATGTAGCCActttggggagggagggcaggatAAAGGGGGTCACTATTTAAAGATGTCTTCCAGCAGCCAAAGCTGCAGATGACCCAGAAGTGCTGGGTACAACACAGTTTTCCATCCTTAGTATGAGATCACCAGCAGCTGTGTAGAAGAATGGACAGGTGGAGGAAGGGACCCAGGTTTGGACACTGGAGAAAACAAAAGGccaaaggaaggaggaaacagaagataaaaaaaaaagagacagtgaAGACGGGATCTGGTCCTCACTGTCAATTAGAAATTGCTGCAGCTTGGGCCAGGACCCAAATAATGGGACTTGCCTCATTCACTGGTGTGAGGATGAGGTTGaaatctctttcctcccttcatgTGATGTAGTCTCAGTGCCTTTATCACTTTCCTGCCTTCCTCTGAGTGTCTTAAACACACACAAGTGTAAGGATCCCGCTGCCCCAGAAGTGTGAAAGTGAATCAATGTCAGCCCCTCCCTGGAGTCTTGCCACTGGCTTCTGGCACATGAAATCTAAGGACTCAGCAGACCTCCCTTCATTCATTCAAAGCATAGAGGACTTAGGGAACAGGGCCATACCCTGACCAGGCTTCATACAAGGAGAGGAAAACAGCCCGGGCCTGGCCAGGATGCTTGAGTTTTGTAAGTCCCAAGGAAAATCACAAAAACTAATTCTAAAAACAAAGCCATCCAATACCCCCAAGCTGGGAAGAGTGATCAGTCCCTAATGCCAGGTGTGATGAAGGAAATGCACACCCCAGCTTGAATTTGGCCTTAGAGGACAATCTGATTTTAGTTCAATtgacattttatagattaaaattaGGGTGGAACCAAGAATTAAGTCATTTCTAGTACCGGAGAGATACTCAGGAAGCCTGGGCAGTTCTACTATTGGTGTAGAAGTCAGTGTTGAATAACTGAAATCCCAAGCTGAACCTTACACTAGATCTAAGCCATTTCCCTGAGACAATGACCCAGTCTACAGCAAATGCCCCTTGTCTCCCCGGACTAGAGGAAAATTCTATGCCTTGTGGGTGGCCTGGAGTCTTTGTGGGAGGAGTAAGGAACAAAGCTGACTTTAATTGTAGCAGAGCCATAGGGAGGTGGGAAACAGGAACATATTGTTCAGCTCCCACGAGTTCAAGGACATTTTGGCCTTCTCACTTAAAAGTGCCAAATTGAGAACTTGTTCCATTTCCAgggaaatgtcagaaaacaaagtATCAAATCACAAATAATTCTCTGTTAAAGGAGGAACACAAAATGAGACTTCTATGAGAAAGGGCAAAAATATGTATCTATAGGCtgctggatttttttaaacctacatTCTGACCTCTccccttgtttttatttattttttagctgTCTTGGAGTCTGTCACTGTGACAGTCCATTACCGTGATAGTGGTGTGCACAGATATACTAAGCGCATCTATAGTGTGCTAGGCCCTGAGTCAAGGACTGCTGTAATGTAAGAATGGAAACATCCCTAGTTCGATTAGAGCTCTCCAAATATAGAATGAGCTACCTAGGCAGGCAGTGGATACTCTCTTACCAGAGGCCTTCCAGCAAGAGTTGAATAACTGATTAACAGGAATGGCATGGAAGCAAGTGTTCCTTAGATGAAAAttgtattagatgacctctgaggtcccttccacctcagATTCAAGAATCTATGGCTTGAGGGCACTtgagtggctcaggggatagagagactggtccagagacaggagggcctaggttcaaatctggcctcacagacacttgctgtgtgaccctgggcaaagccacttaaaccccattgccctGACCCTcacccattcttctgccttagaaccaatacactgtattgactctaacaaagaaggtaagggtttaaaaaaaaaagaattctctggTTGAGGAAAAACTAATCAACGTGTTATTAACCCTGTCATGAACCTCTCCGGCCTTGATAACACCTTGAGTAAAGCTTACTAATGCTTGAACTCTTCTGCCATAGCCTTTGAGAAGCCAAGGTCACCTCTATGTGGCACCACCAGAGTAGGACTTCAGTGGAAGTAACATCTTCATTAAGAACTACAAAACATCTTACTCCTCCACCCACACAGTTGGTCTGAGTCTAAAGCA is from Gracilinanus agilis isolate LMUSP501 chromosome 2, AgileGrace, whole genome shotgun sequence and encodes:
- the UBTD1 gene encoding ubiquitin domain-containing protein 1 isoform X1 — translated: MGNCVGRQRRERPAAPGHPRKRAGRNEPLKKERPKWKSDYPMTDGQLRSKRDEFWDTAPAFEGRKEIWDALKAAAFAVEANDHELAQAILDGASITLPHGSLSECYDELGNRYQLPVYCLAPPVNLLLERSEDDGVEPPEPAPSTRREFPLKVRLSTGKDVRLSASLSDTIGQLKRQLHTQEGIEPSWQRWFFSGKLLTDRMRLQETKIQKDFVIQVIINQPLPPQD
- the UBTD1 gene encoding ubiquitin domain-containing protein 1 isoform X2 is translated as MKLPGEWTFLPEKDFIGRNEPLKKERPKWKSDYPMTDGQLRSKRDEFWDTAPAFEGRKEIWDALKAAAFAVEANDHELAQAILDGASITLPHGSLSECYDELGNRYQLPVYCLAPPVNLLLERSEDDGVEPPEPAPSTRREFPLKVRLSTGKDVRLSASLSDTIGQLKRQLHTQEGIEPSWQRWFFSGKLLTDRMRLQETKIQKDFVIQVIINQPLPPQD